From one Nitrospira sp. genomic stretch:
- a CDS encoding cytochrome ubiquinol oxidase subunit I, whose amino-acid sequence MANDEVTTMMNHGRTIGNQVRQMAGRIALLAGCAAVLGWMGMPDMAMAQDAAAQAPTAYRDIPYVGSRNLVWIIAQLHLLLAGFVLGVPIFAWLCEVVGYKSGDKRYDKLAKEFTKLLTSSYATTALFGGILLFLLIGFYPKLMAYLTDIFFPSFLVYCGLFLVETATLYLYWYGWDAMSEGNGKKFHIFLGFLLNVFAFFIMIVPNSWATFQASPVVIAEGTDFERAWAATWNPTWWPVNIHRIIANVVLGGYICGAYAGIRYLSAKSTEERYHYDWMGYVGNFIGVFGLLPLPFAGYWLMREIYQYNQQMGITLMGGFLSWLFILQAMLIGVLFLGSNYYFWMGITHRIPGSEGQYRKPIMAMLIILLMCLAVWMTPHSLVASLEEAQKMGGTHHPLLGVFGVMSAKMTVSNLMVLVTFMSFIMYWRAGKEDTAGWAKVAKSVMGAVLVLAGLAVIVLGVWGYFVPAIIRINYFSTSQVGIVIFVMLTITPLTALLLKSAKTTTEMVWGRMPPRAGYSLVLNAVMVILLMTLMGYARSSSRVHWHVYGVMRDSSQYAFSPALGYAATLMALCTFLFCMLVAFIFWVATMGDKAKAAASAKSAAEAGGIPAMAGGSPALDVPATEASEGQRPV is encoded by the coding sequence ATGGCGAACGACGAGGTGACAACAATGATGAACCATGGGCGGACTATTGGAAATCAGGTGCGCCAAATGGCGGGGCGAATCGCGTTACTCGCGGGATGCGCAGCAGTGCTCGGATGGATGGGAATGCCGGACATGGCCATGGCCCAGGACGCAGCCGCGCAAGCTCCGACCGCCTATCGGGACATCCCGTATGTCGGCAGCCGCAACCTCGTCTGGATCATCGCGCAGCTACACCTTCTCCTCGCAGGGTTTGTGCTTGGCGTGCCGATTTTCGCCTGGCTGTGCGAAGTGGTGGGCTATAAGTCCGGCGATAAGCGCTACGACAAGTTGGCCAAAGAGTTTACCAAGCTGCTCACCTCGTCCTATGCCACGACCGCCCTGTTCGGTGGCATCCTGCTGTTTCTCCTGATCGGCTTCTATCCGAAGTTGATGGCCTATTTGACCGACATTTTCTTCCCCTCTTTCCTCGTCTATTGCGGGCTCTTCCTCGTGGAAACTGCCACGTTGTACCTCTATTGGTACGGTTGGGACGCGATGTCCGAGGGGAATGGAAAGAAGTTCCACATTTTCTTGGGCTTCCTGCTCAATGTCTTTGCCTTCTTCATCATGATCGTGCCCAACTCCTGGGCCACGTTCCAAGCCAGCCCGGTCGTCATCGCCGAAGGAACTGATTTCGAACGCGCCTGGGCCGCGACCTGGAACCCGACCTGGTGGCCGGTGAACATCCATCGCATCATCGCGAACGTGGTGCTGGGAGGATACATCTGCGGAGCCTATGCCGGTATCCGATACCTGTCGGCTAAGAGTACCGAGGAACGTTACCACTATGACTGGATGGGCTACGTTGGCAACTTCATCGGCGTCTTCGGTTTGTTGCCCTTGCCCTTCGCTGGTTATTGGTTGATGCGCGAAATCTATCAGTACAACCAACAGATGGGTATCACCCTCATGGGCGGATTCCTTTCCTGGTTGTTCATCCTACAGGCCATGTTGATCGGGGTACTCTTCCTCGGATCCAACTATTATTTCTGGATGGGTATTACCCATCGAATACCAGGATCCGAAGGCCAGTATCGCAAGCCGATCATGGCCATGTTGATCATCCTGTTGATGTGTCTCGCCGTCTGGATGACGCCGCACTCTCTCGTGGCCAGTCTGGAAGAGGCCCAGAAGATGGGCGGGACCCACCATCCGCTGCTCGGCGTCTTCGGCGTCATGTCGGCCAAAATGACGGTGTCGAACCTGATGGTGCTCGTCACGTTCATGAGCTTCATCATGTATTGGCGTGCAGGCAAAGAAGACACGGCGGGATGGGCGAAGGTCGCGAAATCGGTCATGGGTGCCGTACTCGTGCTGGCTGGACTCGCGGTGATCGTCCTCGGTGTCTGGGGCTACTTTGTCCCGGCCATCATTCGCATCAATTACTTCTCTACATCTCAAGTGGGTATCGTCATCTTCGTCATGTTGACCATCACACCCTTGACCGCTTTGCTGCTCAAAAGTGCCAAGACCACCACGGAAATGGTGTGGGGGAGAATGCCTCCTCGTGCCGGCTATTCGCTGGTCTTGAACGCGGTCATGGTCATTCTGTTGATGACGCTGATGGGGTATGCCCGCTCCTCATCGCGCGTCCATTGGCATGTGTATGGTGTCATGCGTGACTCATCTCAGTATGCGTTTTCACCTGCCCTTGGGTATGCCGCGACATTGATGGCCCTGTGTACATTCCTGTTCTGTATGTTGGTCGCTTTCATTTTCTGGGTCGCGACGATGGGTGACAAAGCCAAGGCTGCTGCCAGTGCGAAAAGCGCGGCTGAAGCCGGAGGCATCCCTGCCATGGCGGGTGGGTCGCCGGCATTGGACGTCCCTGCAACCGAGGCGTCCGAGGGACAGCGTCCGGTCTGA
- a CDS encoding cytochrome c, with the protein MSEVVKLQLIGLCVVGIGTVILLFIKGQFLRVIGFVAIVLGLFALVALAVPQMASLPPAEESINIADIKTPTDMATIGQKIFFSKGQCALCHSIGPSESARCPDLKGIGAKLSREFIFESLTEPQAYLYLDYRHEGVPKEYPARMPYINKNPIGLSKNEILSIIAFLQQMSGEPISVSPAELDLPRATPAPVKAADAGTLAVAQAR; encoded by the coding sequence ATGAGCGAAGTAGTCAAACTGCAGCTAATCGGTCTGTGTGTCGTCGGGATCGGAACCGTCATCCTCTTGTTCATCAAGGGGCAATTTCTCCGGGTGATCGGGTTTGTCGCGATCGTGTTGGGGTTATTTGCCTTGGTCGCGTTGGCCGTCCCGCAGATGGCTTCGCTACCCCCGGCCGAAGAAAGCATCAATATCGCGGACATCAAAACTCCGACGGACATGGCGACAATCGGGCAAAAGATATTTTTCAGCAAAGGCCAATGCGCGCTCTGCCATTCCATTGGTCCGAGTGAATCGGCTCGCTGCCCGGACCTCAAAGGTATCGGTGCGAAGCTGTCCCGTGAGTTTATTTTCGAGAGCCTGACGGAACCGCAAGCCTACCTCTATTTGGACTATCGCCACGAAGGCGTGCCAAAGGAATATCCGGCTCGCATGCCGTACATCAATAAGAACCCGATCGGCCTGTCCAAGAATGAAATTCTTTCGATTATCGCGTTCCTGCAGCAAATGAGCGGCGAACCGATCAGCGTGAGCCCTGCGGAGTTGGACCTTCCCCGTGCCACCCCGGCACCGGTGAAGGCTGCGGATGCCGGTACCCTTGCTGTGGCGCAGGCACGATAA
- a CDS encoding c-type cytochrome: MGGVFVRPIILTVCIYLFLKFIVPVLPHSAPLPSSLIFLYLMLVMSGSVLFATLSGESKDAFFQPILRFLTGESGGALSSARYLVLALFPILVGWQTYGSTASSDAPPGENRTIHPAPPGEYTGLSNPVPKTPENIMYGKGLYASRCAPCHGNFDGKGFAAAGFTPPPANFKDPTTIAMLQESYLFWRIKKGGVGLPVEGMPWKTAMPRWELEMSDEDIWKVIMGEYDGAGQKPRTWDESE, from the coding sequence ATGGGAGGCGTATTTGTCAGACCAATCATACTCACGGTCTGTATCTATTTGTTCCTGAAATTCATTGTTCCGGTCTTGCCGCATAGTGCGCCGTTGCCTTCAAGCTTGATTTTTCTGTACCTGATGCTGGTGATGTCAGGTTCGGTGCTGTTTGCCACGTTGAGTGGCGAATCCAAGGACGCATTCTTTCAGCCGATTCTCCGTTTCCTGACAGGGGAAAGCGGTGGCGCACTCAGCAGCGCCCGCTATCTCGTGCTGGCGCTGTTTCCCATCCTCGTGGGATGGCAGACCTATGGCAGCACGGCTTCGAGTGATGCACCCCCGGGTGAGAATCGCACGATTCACCCCGCTCCTCCCGGCGAATACACCGGACTCTCCAATCCGGTACCGAAGACGCCGGAGAATATTATGTATGGGAAAGGTTTGTATGCCTCGCGTTGCGCGCCCTGCCACGGCAATTTCGATGGCAAGGGGTTCGCGGCCGCAGGATTTACGCCACCGCCGGCGAACTTTAAGGACCCGACGACGATCGCCATGCTGCAAGAAAGCTATCTGTTCTGGCGGATCAAGAAGGGCGGCGTCGGCCTTCCTGTCGAAGGCATGCCATGGAAAACGGCCATGCCGCGATGGGAACTTGAAATGTCCGATGAGGACATCTGGAAAGTCATTATGGGCGAATATGACGGAGCCGGACAGAAACCTAGAACCTGGGACGAGTCCGAGTAA
- a CDS encoding c-type cytochrome — translation MRAWRRIRVFGAVVGVVGLSGLIGAGCSMMQSEQAAKGKKLYAHYCMHCHGETGKQNEGFNWSSMTDPKPKDLSNKSEMGTFKDEDIFNTISRDMKDTSPNGDKIGDDEFAVPTMPTFKYTLSEEEIWGIVGYVRSLHGKKLEFNVEGRKKELQEAKQSAEQKYKEAERLEQEAEKKASDEADKKGVEVDDNAYAKEMQAMGQAKKDLDQATAAMANFTTRPGKGVNIARPDLNMKPDAAAKLVEVGKQIYVTKYGCNGCHKIGEEGGKVGPALDRAGYRLNPTWVYRWLRNPQAMKPDTRMPSLGLNDADAKAVALYLKTLRAPKPDKPLGKVSEE, via the coding sequence ATGAGGGCGTGGCGAAGAATACGCGTCTTTGGAGCAGTCGTCGGGGTAGTGGGCCTCTCGGGCCTCATCGGTGCGGGTTGTTCGATGATGCAGAGTGAACAGGCCGCTAAGGGCAAGAAGCTCTACGCGCACTATTGCATGCATTGCCACGGCGAAACCGGCAAGCAGAATGAAGGGTTCAACTGGTCCTCAATGACCGACCCGAAACCAAAAGACCTCTCCAACAAGTCGGAAATGGGCACGTTCAAGGACGAGGATATCTTCAACACGATCTCTCGTGACATGAAGGATACGAGCCCGAACGGCGACAAGATCGGCGACGATGAATTTGCTGTGCCGACCATGCCGACCTTCAAGTACACGCTGTCAGAGGAAGAGATCTGGGGCATCGTCGGATATGTGCGTTCCTTGCACGGCAAGAAGTTAGAGTTTAACGTCGAGGGTCGTAAGAAAGAGCTCCAAGAGGCCAAGCAATCTGCCGAGCAAAAGTATAAAGAGGCGGAACGTTTGGAGCAGGAAGCCGAAAAGAAGGCCAGCGACGAAGCCGACAAGAAGGGTGTGGAAGTCGACGATAATGCCTATGCCAAGGAAATGCAGGCGATGGGGCAGGCCAAGAAGGACCTGGACCAGGCTACAGCTGCAATGGCGAATTTTACCACCAGGCCTGGCAAGGGCGTGAACATTGCCCGCCCCGATTTGAACATGAAGCCGGATGCGGCTGCAAAACTCGTCGAAGTCGGCAAGCAGATTTATGTGACCAAGTATGGATGCAATGGATGCCACAAGATCGGCGAAGAGGGTGGTAAGGTTGGCCCTGCGTTAGATCGCGCAGGCTATCGATTGAATCCGACGTGGGTGTATCGGTGGCTGCGGAATCCGCAGGCCATGAAGCCGGATACCCGTATGCCGAGCCTGGGCCTCAATGATGCGGATGCCAAAGCGGTTGCCCTCTACCTGAAAACGCTGCGTGCACCGAAGCCGGATAAGCCGTTAGGCAAGGTGAGCGAAGAGTAG
- the ubiA gene encoding 4-hydroxybenzoate octaprenyltransferase, translating to MISANQSTERDSPAWTWSAVADLIRLNNQSGTWLLMWPSLWALVLANHGRPPLWLVGIFALGSFVMRSLGVVINDVADRNFDKHVARTSARPLAAGRLTLGHALIVTSSLALMAAALVFPLNWLTIGLSPIALFLAAIYPFCKRWIHMPQAVLGIAFGWGAIMAWAASRATIDVQAWWLFGATICWAVAYDTIYALQDREDDQRIGVKSSALLFGAAVPLAVGLFLTGMTGCLIAAGYVSGLGIGYYVIVALLGGFFLRQVRRLRLPLAPHTAFEMFYQHVYVGATILIALWIGTLGTTP from the coding sequence GTGATCTCCGCCAACCAGTCAACCGAACGCGACTCGCCTGCCTGGACATGGAGCGCCGTCGCCGACCTGATCCGTCTCAACAACCAGTCAGGCACCTGGCTCTTGATGTGGCCGAGCCTGTGGGCGTTGGTTCTCGCCAATCACGGTCGACCGCCGCTCTGGTTGGTCGGCATCTTCGCGCTCGGATCCTTTGTCATGCGGAGTCTCGGCGTCGTGATCAACGACGTGGCCGATCGCAATTTCGACAAACACGTGGCACGCACCAGCGCACGGCCCTTGGCCGCCGGCAGATTAACGCTGGGACATGCCCTGATAGTGACCAGTAGTCTGGCGTTGATGGCGGCAGCGCTCGTCTTCCCGCTGAATTGGTTGACCATCGGACTCAGTCCGATCGCGTTATTTCTGGCGGCCATCTACCCGTTTTGCAAACGGTGGATTCACATGCCACAGGCAGTCTTGGGCATCGCCTTCGGCTGGGGTGCGATCATGGCATGGGCTGCCTCGCGGGCCACCATCGATGTACAAGCCTGGTGGCTTTTCGGCGCAACCATCTGTTGGGCAGTCGCCTACGACACGATCTACGCGTTGCAAGACCGTGAGGATGACCAGCGGATTGGCGTGAAATCGTCCGCGCTTCTCTTCGGCGCTGCGGTCCCGCTGGCCGTCGGACTCTTCCTCACGGGAATGACGGGATGTTTGATTGCGGCCGGGTACGTATCAGGCCTGGGAATCGGCTACTATGTGATCGTAGCCCTGCTTGGAGGATTTTTTCTTCGGCAGGTGCGGCGCTTACGGTTGCCCCTCGCGCCGCACACAGCGTTCGAAATGTTTTACCAGCACGTGTACGTCGGAGCCACAATCCTCATTGCACTGTGGATCGGTACGCTCGGGACGACTCCGTAA